In one window of Brassica rapa cultivar Chiifu-401-42 chromosome A07, CAAS_Brap_v3.01, whole genome shotgun sequence DNA:
- the LOC103828952 gene encoding putative zinc finger CCCH domain-containing protein 9 isoform X1, translating to MSDRENPEKGDEEAKETDTRTESTSMGETEGRDPDSGPSEANVRTNRRHERYARSGAEKRENEPERHGLGDSSEYPVRIGVEDCYYYMKKGRCGYGLSCRFNHPPLPQRDQMRHDMVQPSRYPVRPQLPERSQMRHDMVQTSPYPGAGDCIQYLQTGKCSYGPKCRFNHPPSPVSEMRTQIKSIQYSYGPKFHGLLSLKPLPQRDIGAIDCRQYLQTGQCSYGPKCRYNHPPSPVLPQWVSRQICKFFQKGDCKNGSGCKFTHSMSGDGAEAEPMRQDTSWGKKRHAAKSSSRPWKRERQAHDLEERKQKKRRVENLRIDPNVQSGEGGSQTEQRLEIPENRNVNAQEQADMERQNREAQEKAQEERRRQIDNERRQARLRLERVLNHKDFFNRILYFYAI from the exons ATGAGCGACAGAGAGAACCCAGAGAAGGGAGACGAAGAGGCTAAAGAAACCGATACGAGAACAGAGTCGACATCCATGGGAGAAACAGAG GGACGTGATCCGGATTCAGGTCCGAGCGAAGCTAATGTTAGAACTAATCGGAGACACGAAAGATACGCAAGATCTGGGGCAGAGAAGAGG GAGAATGAACCAGAGAGACATGGACTGGGTGATTCGAGTGAGTATCCAGTTCGCATCGGTGTAGAAGATTGTTACTATTACATGAAAAAAGGTCGTTGTGGCTATGGACTAAGTTGCAGGTTCAACCATCCACCT CTTCCGCAGAGAGATCAGATGAGGCATGACATGGTGCAACCGAGTCGCTATCCAGTTCGTCCACAACTTCCTGAGAGAAGTCAGATGAGGCATGACATGGTGCAAACGAGTCCGTATCCAGGTGCAGGAGATTGTATACAATATCTACAAACTGGGAAGTGTAGCTACGGACCTAAGTGCCGATTCAACCATCCTCCTTCACCGGTGAGTGAGATGAGAACACAAATAAAGAGTATACAATATAGCTATGGACCTAAGTTTCATGGTTTATTGTCTTTGAAACCCCTTCCTCAGAGAGATATAGGTGCAATAGATTGTAGACAATATCTACAAACTGGGCAGTGTAGCTATGGACCTAAGTGCCGATACAACCATCCTCCTTCACCg GTGCTTCCACAGTGGGTTAGCCGTCAGATTTGTAAG TTTTTTCAGAAAGGAGATTGTAAGAACGGCTCAGGTTGTAAATTTACTCATTCAATGAGTGGGGATGGTGCAGAAGCAGAACCTATGCGTCAG GATACAAGTTGGGGTAAGAAAAGACACGCAGCCAAGTCAAGCTCTAGGCCATGGAAGAGG GAGAGGCAAGCTCATGATCTGGAGGAACGTAAACAGAAGAAGAGGAGGGTGGAAAATTTGAGAATTGATCCCAATGTTCAATCCGGCGAAGGAGGGAGTCAAACGGAACAGAGATTGGAG ATTCCAGAGAACCGCAACGTTAACGCTCAAGAACAGGCAGATATGGAGAGGCAGAACAGAGAGGCTCAAGAGAAAGCGCAGGAGGAACGTAGAAGACAGATAGATAATGAGAGGAGGCAGGCTCGTTTGCGTCTTGAGCGGGTATTGAATCATAAAGATTTTTTCAATCgcattttatatttctatgcaATATAG
- the LOC103828952 gene encoding zinc finger CCCH domain-containing protein 42-like isoform X2: MSDRENPEKGDEEAKETDTRTESTSMGETEGRDPDSGPSEANVRTNRRHERYARSGAEKRENEPERHGLGDSSEYPVRIGVEDCYYYMKKGRCGYGLSCRFNHPPLPQRDQMRHDMVQPSRYPVRPQLPERSQMRHDMVQTSPYPGAGDCIQYLQTGKCSYGPKCRFNHPPSPRDIGAIDCRQYLQTGQCSYGPKCRYNHPPSPVLPQWVSRQICKFFQKGDCKNGSGCKFTHSMSGDGAEAEPMRQDTSWGKKRHAAKSSSRPWKRERQAHDLEERKQKKRRVENLRIDPNVQSGEGGSQTEQRLEIPENRNVNAQEQADMERQNREAQEKAQEERRRQIDNERRQARLRLERVLNHKDFFNRILYFYAI; this comes from the exons ATGAGCGACAGAGAGAACCCAGAGAAGGGAGACGAAGAGGCTAAAGAAACCGATACGAGAACAGAGTCGACATCCATGGGAGAAACAGAG GGACGTGATCCGGATTCAGGTCCGAGCGAAGCTAATGTTAGAACTAATCGGAGACACGAAAGATACGCAAGATCTGGGGCAGAGAAGAGG GAGAATGAACCAGAGAGACATGGACTGGGTGATTCGAGTGAGTATCCAGTTCGCATCGGTGTAGAAGATTGTTACTATTACATGAAAAAAGGTCGTTGTGGCTATGGACTAAGTTGCAGGTTCAACCATCCACCT CTTCCGCAGAGAGATCAGATGAGGCATGACATGGTGCAACCGAGTCGCTATCCAGTTCGTCCACAACTTCCTGAGAGAAGTCAGATGAGGCATGACATGGTGCAAACGAGTCCGTATCCAGGTGCAGGAGATTGTATACAATATCTACAAACTGGGAAGTGTAGCTACGGACCTAAGTGCCGATTCAACCATCCTCCTTCACCG AGAGATATAGGTGCAATAGATTGTAGACAATATCTACAAACTGGGCAGTGTAGCTATGGACCTAAGTGCCGATACAACCATCCTCCTTCACCg GTGCTTCCACAGTGGGTTAGCCGTCAGATTTGTAAG TTTTTTCAGAAAGGAGATTGTAAGAACGGCTCAGGTTGTAAATTTACTCATTCAATGAGTGGGGATGGTGCAGAAGCAGAACCTATGCGTCAG GATACAAGTTGGGGTAAGAAAAGACACGCAGCCAAGTCAAGCTCTAGGCCATGGAAGAGG GAGAGGCAAGCTCATGATCTGGAGGAACGTAAACAGAAGAAGAGGAGGGTGGAAAATTTGAGAATTGATCCCAATGTTCAATCCGGCGAAGGAGGGAGTCAAACGGAACAGAGATTGGAG ATTCCAGAGAACCGCAACGTTAACGCTCAAGAACAGGCAGATATGGAGAGGCAGAACAGAGAGGCTCAAGAGAAAGCGCAGGAGGAACGTAGAAGACAGATAGATAATGAGAGGAGGCAGGCTCGTTTGCGTCTTGAGCGGGTATTGAATCATAAAGATTTTTTCAATCgcattttatatttctatgcaATATAG
- the LOC103829099 gene encoding trichohyalin-like, giving the protein MADALDNQQEVQRSGSNETESRSNEETKGQTLDMRPSGSGTRSVEKAVVRYDRDTRFRDANREATPDRDPIAHAIYWEKKVQELRVRNAEMKQRRANETIQKQRLRNAEMQQRRANKTESISIEETKGETVDMRPSGPWEKAVIRYDRDTRFWEDKMQQQRLRDVEMRQRRANETESRSIEETEGETVDTRPSGSGEKVGQTRPSGSRRWSPVVRYNRDTRSWEENREYLESSGRENEAVQIRDQNETYIQQRQRDDEMQQRRSRETESIFFQQQKNREYECSGSRMNEAGPIRDPRILENLRDFGMQQRRRHETEWRFQKQQNRAEAPDLGYKRRRFEQEQYPTRPRIKKGVCHFYLKKGWCGFGSDCVFKHPTPSWRFDERRYETEVPENMARTVYGRESGSTWRFDEERESGYGEAQENNIWWQRREDPENVWEQRDSTAGWLSYDERRRNPATGEILMRPPRRMEQRDREREVRNEGAHNRESSPQLGTEREESDGI; this is encoded by the exons ATGGCAGATGCTCTAGACAATCAGCAAGAAGTTCAGAGATCAGGAAGCAATGAAACAGAGTCGAGATCCAATGAAGAAACGAAG GGACAAACTCTGGATATGAGGCCGAGTGGATCAGGGACGAGGTCTGTTGAGAAAGCCGTTGTTAGATACGATAGAGATACAAGATTCCGTGACGCGAACAGG GAAGCAACTCCGGATAGAGATCCAATTGCACATGCAATATACTGGGAAAAGAAAGTGCAAGAACTGAGAGTGAGAAATGCTGAGATGAAACAGAGGAGAGCCAATGAAACAATACAAAAACAGAGACTGAGAAATGCTGAGATGCAACAGAGGAGAGCCAATAAAACAGAGTCGATATCTATTGAAGAAACAAAg GGAGAAACTGTGGATATGAGGCCGAGTGGACCATGGGAGAAAGCGGTTATTAGATACGATAGAGATACAAGATTCTGGGAAGATAAAATGCAACAACAGAGACTGAGAGATGTTGAGATGCGACAGAGGAGAGCCAATGAAACAGAGTCGAGATCCATTGAAGAAACGGAG GGAGAAACTGTGGATACGAGGCCGAGTGGATCAGGGGAGAAAGTG GGACAAACTCGGCCTAGTGGATCAAGGAGGTGGTCACCAGTTGTTAGATACAATAGAGATACAAGATCCTGGGAAGAGAACAGG GAATACTTAGAATCAAGTGGAAGAGAGAACGAAGCGGTTCAGATTCGTGATCAAAACGAGACATACATACAACAGAGACAGAGAGATGATGAGATGCAACAGAGGAGAAGCCGTGAAACAGAGTCGATATTCTTTCAACAGCAGAAGAACAGG GAATACGAATGCTCTGGTTCAAGAATGAACGAAGCGGGTCCGATTCGTGACCCACGCATACTTGAGAATCTGAGAGATTTTGGGATGCAACAGAGGAGACGCCATGAAACAGAGTGGAGATTCCAGAAACAACAGAATAGG GCTGAAGCTCCTGATTTGGGatacaaaagaagaagattcGAACAGGAGCAGTATCCAACTCGTCCCCGTATTAAAAAAGGAGTTTGTCACTTTTATCTAAAAAAAGGTTGGTGTGGCTTTGGAAGTGATTGCGTTTTCAAACATCCTACTCCGAGTTGGAGATTTGACGAGAGGAGATACGAAACAGAGGTTCCAGAGAATATG GCTAGAACAGTGTACGGGAGGGAGAGTGGGTCCACATGGAGATTCGATGAGGAAAGAGAGTCAGGATATGGAGAGGCTCAAGAGAATAACATTTGGTGGcagaggagagaagatccaGAGAATGTGTGGGAACAGAGAGACAGCACTGCTGGGTGGCTGAGTTATGATGAGAGACGGAGAAATCCTGCAACTGGGGAGATTCTTATGCGTCCTCCAAGGAGAATG GAACAGAGAGATAGGGAGAGGGAGGTGAGAAATGAAGGGGCTCATAACAGAGAGTCATCACCACAACTTGGGACTGAAAGAGAAGAGAGTGATGGAATTTAA